A window from Salminus brasiliensis chromosome 7, fSalBra1.hap2, whole genome shotgun sequence encodes these proteins:
- the fbxl3b gene encoding F-box/LRR-repeat protein 3: protein MKRGQKRGEQQEDGPGPSPIPGSPKYSKRLRRDGLDDQEVEQGSYSPAGTADWGCLPQEILLQIFQYLPLLDRAFASQVCRGWNQAFHMPELWRCFEFELNQPASSYLKATHPDLIKQIIKRHSNHLQYVSFKVDSSTESAEAACDILSQLVNCSLKTLGLISTARPSFMELPKSHFISALTVVFVNSKSLSSLKIDDTPVDDPSLKVLVANNSDTLKLLKMSSCPHVSPAGILCVADQCHGLRELALNYHLLSDELLLALSSERHVHLEHLRIDVVSENPGQQFHTIKKSSWEAMVRHSPKFNLVMYFFLYEDEFGPFFRDEVPVTHLYFGRSVSKEVLGRVGLTCPRLVELVVCANGLRPLDEELIRIAERCQHLSAIGLGECEVSCSAFVEFVKMCGRRLSQLSIMEEVLVPDHKYGLDDIHWEVSKHLGRVWFPDMMPTW from the exons ATGAAAAGAGGGCAAAAGAGAGGAGAGCAGCAGGAGGATGGACCAGGCCCTAGTCCTATTCCAGGCTCCCCTAAATACAGCAAGAGACTCCGCCGAGATGGCTTAGATGATCAAGAGGTGGAGCAGGGGAGCTACAGCCCTGCGGGCACAGCTGACTGGGGCTGTCTGCCTCAAGAGATTCTCTTACAGATTTTCCAATACCTTCCCCTTCTGGATCGAGCATTTGCCTCACAGGTATGCAGAGGCTGGAACCAAGCGTTCCACATGCCCGAgctctggagatgttttgagTTTGAGCTaaatcagccagccagctcCTATCTGAAGGCCACACACCCAGACCTCATCAAGCAGATTATTAAGAGACACTCTAACCATCTACAGTATGTCAGCTTCAAG GTTGACAGCAGCACAGAATCTGCAGAAGCGGCCTGTGACATCCTGTCTCAGCTGGTTAACTGCTCGCTGAAAACACTGGGGCTCATCTCCACGGCTCGACCCAGCTTCATGGAGTTGCCCAAG TCTCACTTTATCTCGGCCCTGACTGTGGTGTTTGTAAACTCCAAGTCTCTGTCCTCACTGAAGATTGATGACACACCTGTGGATGACCCATCACTTAAAGTTCTTGTGGCCAACAACAGTGACACACTGAAACTGCTGAAGATGAGTAGTTGTCCTCATGTCTCACCTGCAG GCATCCTTTGTGTGGCTGACCAGTGCCATGGACTGCGTGAGCTGGCCTTGAACTACCACCTTCTGAGTGATGAACTGCTATTGGCACTCTCCTCAGAGCGCCATGTCCATTTGGAACACCTGCGCATTGACGTGGTGAGTGAAAATCCCGGGCAGCAGTTCCACACCATCAAGAAGAGCAGCTGGGAGGCCATGGTGCGCCACTCGCCCAAGTTTAACCTGGTAATGTACTTCTTTCTCTATGAAGATGAGTTTGGGCCATTTTTCCGCGACGAGGTACCGGTCACACACCTGTACTTTGGGCGCTCAGTAAGCAAGGAGGTGCTGGGTCGCGTGGGCCTGACTTGCCCGCGCCTAGTAGAACTGGTGGTGTGCGCCAATGGGCTGCGGCCTCTGGACGAAGAGCTGATTCGCATTGCTGAGCGCTGTCAGCACCTGTCGGCTATTGGCCTAGGCGAATGCGAGGTGTCCTGCAGCGCCTTTGTGGAGTTTGTGAAGATGTGTGGCCGCCGTCTCTCACAACTCTCTATCATGGAAGAGGTCCTGGTGCCCGATCACAAGTATGGCCTAGACGACATCCACTGGGAGGTGTCCAAGCACCTGGGCCGTGTCTGGTTCCCCGATATGATGCCCACCTGGTAG